Part of the Oncorhynchus mykiss isolate Arlee chromosome 12, USDA_OmykA_1.1, whole genome shotgun sequence genome, tctCCCATTTGAAAAGTCGTAATTATTCGGTTAtattcacttatagtgtattaaagtagtcataagtttagtatttggtcccatattccatgCCTCcagtgattacatcaagcttgtgattcTACTAACTTGTTGAATGTATTTTCagtttgtcttggttgtgttttAGATGTTTTCCTAAtagaaactgaatggtgaatgaTGTCCTATCATGTTGGAGTCACTTCACTTGTATTGTCAGTAAgaatagaagatgtttctgaacacttctacattcatgtggatgctactatgATGATGAATAATCAGGAATGAATCGTGAATGAAtatgaatgagaaagttacagaggcacaaAGATCAGACTCCCTCTGtaattggtaatggtgagaggttagcatgttttgttgtagcctctgttattggtaatggtgagaggttagtatgttttgttgtagcctctgttattggtaatggtgagaggttagcatgttttgttgtagcctctgttattggtaatggtgagaggttagcatgttttgttgtagcctctgttattggtaatggtgagaggttagcatgttttgttgtagcctctgttattggtaatggtgagaggttaacatgttttgttgttgcctctgttattggtaatggtgagaggttaacatgttttgttgttgcctctgttattggtaatggtgagaggttagcatgcttTGTTGTaacctctgtaactttctcactcattattattcatgaTTCTTTCATGATTTTTCTTAATCATGGCATCATCAGGATGAATTTATTATTGTTTAGAAACATGTTATCTACTCTCTTAGACAGAAAAGTACTCCACTCATCATCCACCATTTTATTATTGggcaaaacacaaccaaaacaaactgcaaatgcaaccAACGAGTTTACGACAAAAAACACAatttttgactattttaataCACTATGAGTGAATTGTTCAGAATACTTAAGACTTCTTCTAATGGGGAGACTGGAAACATAAATTGTTTTCATTTTTAATAGTGAAACACATGTGTctaaaaataccctcaaattaaagttgACATTATAAACTgtcacctcatatgaaacatttgacctCAAATCCAAAATGTTGGAGAATAGAGCcacatttaaaatgttagcttcactgtctaaatagatatggtgtggactgtatactcaatacaatctaaatctgatacctcactgtctaaatagatatggtgtggactgtatactcaatacaatctaaatctgatacctcactgtctaaacagatatggtgtggactgtatactcaatacaatctaaatctgatacctcactgtctaaacagatatggtgtggactgtatactcaatataatctaaatctgatacctcactgtctaaatagatatggtgtggactgtatactcaatacaatctaaatctgatacctctctgtctaaatagatatagtgtggactgtatactcaatataatctaaatctgatacctcactgtctaaatagatatggtgtggactgtatactcaatacaatctaaatctgatacctctctgtctaaatagatatagtgtggactgtatactcaatacaatctaaatctgattcctcactgtctaaatagatatggtgtggactgtatactcaatacaatctaaatctgattcctcactgtctaaatagatatggtgtggactgaatactcaatacaatctaaatctgatacctcactgtctgtcttctgactgatactgctttttaaactggtctggtcagtctACTATAATATTTGTACTATACATGTTTCTATCTGCAGGCAATACTTTGATAATTTGTCATTTTTTATGATGATACACTATTTTATTAATAGATATGGAAGGTTTCAGGTCACTGATATATCTGAATATGTTGAAAAAATATACTGCCACTATTTTCACCACCAAAGAATATCAGTGTGATTTTAAaatgatttgactctttgcaggctgtcaggctgtctagccacagaggaaggctgtgctcctctggtctcagctctgaagTCAAACCCTTCACACCTGATagagctggacctgagtaacaatgacctgaaggattcaggagtgaagctgctctctgctggactggaggatccacactgtaaactggagaaactcaagtatgtagagggtttatgtcaatgttcatatcagaCATGTTTGACTTATCAGTCTAGTTAAGACAAACATTCTTACCACCACTTGGACAAAGATATatgttactgtgtctgtgtccagtgtgtgtgtgtgtccagtgtgtgtgtgtgtcctctcaaaCACAGACTGAACACACTGGACACTGTAGTGGAAatgtcctgtatttaccaaatcatgagagcaaaccacacacaagtcagagttatcataaagtccatctttaattatatgagctccatcacaaccctgtgactctcagatcaattcagtgtctataaatgaattctctgagagtgcttacacattgcaactgagatcctttatagcaaagacacacatagccagacagcattggctataaattatcgttcagctttgtctcctaaactatgttcttatctcgctctcaggaccataaaacaaaacctcatcaacaggcatatatcaaatacacccctcctggacaagatcacagagacacagtgactggcacacagacattgtggagccaatagataattggttccccctcaatcatcccttcacatggtttaaaagacaggtttacatatgaagacaaacttgacccctcccctctctgcggcccaagtaactgaacccaggacagagaacagataactgcaaccggcCACCACTACAGTACAACAAgatacattctgatgagaagtaactcacaagcatataatgaaaataaaacatcttatctatgttacacAACTATACTGATTATTCcacaacaacaaacacacacacagacacacatacacacatgatggacaacaacacacacacacacactggacacacacacacacactggacacacacacacacacacacacacacacacacacacacaggataaaaGCTGTTGCCCAATACCTTGCTCAGCAGTCGTTCACCACAGGAAGCTGGGGTTGTTCCAGTTAATGAACTGGATATTCTATGTTCATTATCACATATCAATCAGACTGACAAAAGTTttagcctctgtaactttctcactcattattattcatgattcattcatgattttCCTTAATCGTGGAATCATCAGGATTAATTTAGtagtgtttagaaacatgttaTCTACTCACTTATGAAGAAAGTACTCCATTCATCATCCACCATTTCAATTTTGGGCAAAACATTATCcaaaacactaccaaaacaaactGAATAATCATTCAACGAGTTTGAGTCACAGGCTTGATGTTGGCCAAATACTacatttttgactactttaatacgcTATCAGTGAATTGGTCAGAATACTTTTGACTTCTTCAAatagggggactagatacatgaAGTGCTTTTATTTTTCTAAATGGTGAAacagatatatatgaaaataccctcaaattaaaggtaACATTATATACTgtcacctcatatgaaacatttgtgTTCGGCAGGTAAGTCAGGATCAGGGAATCCCGTAGCACACCAGAACAAtacttacaaacaaacaatcaccgacaaggacaatgagggttaaatacacaacatgtaatgaatgggattggaaccaggtgtgatacaagacaagacaaaaccaaaggaaaatgagaagaggatcgtgtgtgtgtgtgttcagtgtatgtgtctgtgtgtgtgtgtgtgtgtgtgtgttcagtgtctgtgtgtgtgtctgtgtgtgtgtctgtgtgtctgtgtgtgtctgtgtgtgtgtgtgttcagtgtgtgtgtgtgtctgtgtgtgtgttcagtgtgtgtgtgtgtgtgtgtgtgtgtgttcagtctgtgtgtgtgtgtgtgtgtgtgtgtgtgtgtgtgtgtgtgtgtgtgtgtgtgtgtgtgtgtgtgtgtgtgtaattaatgtGAATAAGTGTATTTTAtattaccatacagtataacatatgatcattcaacaagtctcaagttaccttaacttctccttttgatacctagaaacatctacattaaatgaattagtgaaaagtgagttaacattctaatgtgaatgatgatgatttctaatattgtgtctggtttcatccatcagatgtctgtgatctcacactggacccaaacacagtaaacagacacctctctctgtctgaggagaacagaaaggtgacatggaggagagaggagcagccgtatcctgatcacccagagagatttgaggactgtgaacaggtgctgtgtagagagggtctgactgggcgctgttactgggaggtagagtggagtgggggagaggCTGGTATAGGATTGACATATAAAGGAAtcaacaggagaggagggggtaaggACTGTTGTCTTGGAGCCAATGTCAAGTCCTGGAGTCTGTTCTGCTCTGACAACAGTTACTCTGCCTATCACAATAATAATCCCACTACCATAGACGTCCCCTCCTCCAGCtcccacagagtaggagtgtatctggactggccagccggcactctgtccttctatagagcctcctctgacacactgacccacctgatcacattcacctccacattcactgagcccctctatccagggttttgggtttgggGTGTTGGTGACTCAGTGTCCCTCTGtcagtgatacacacacacacacacacacacacacactggacacagacacacacacctgctggacacacacacacactggacgaagacacacacacactggacaaaaacacacactggacaaaaacacacactggacaaacacactgggcaaagacagacacacttgacacacacacactcacactggacacagccacacacacctgctggacacacacactagatacacacatacacacactggacacacacacacacacacacacacactggactcacagacacacgctggacacacacacacac contains:
- the LOC118937860 gene encoding stonustoxin subunit beta-like gives rise to the protein LDPNTVNRHLSLSEENRKVTWRREEQPYPDHPERFEDCEQVLCREGLTGRCYWEVEWSGGEAGIGLTYKGINRRGGGKDCCLGANVKSWSLFCSDNSYSAYHNNNPTTIDVPSSSSHRVGVYLDWPAGTLSFYRASSDTLTHLITFTSTFTEPLYPGFWVWGVGDSVSLCQ